In Monodelphis domestica isolate mMonDom1 chromosome 4, mMonDom1.pri, whole genome shotgun sequence, one DNA window encodes the following:
- the monDomV1R1246 gene encoding vomeronasal 1 receptor monDomV1R1246 (The RefSeq protein has 1 substitution compared to this genomic sequence) produces the protein MSLYDTVLGIIFFSQTGVGVLGNSLFLCLYVWTLSNSHRSRLLDLILVQLTMTNTIVLLSKGCPLVNFYFGNIYFLGNLDCKMVFYFQRMSRGLAVCTTCLLSIFQAVTISPSNSRLARHKVRVLKLIRPSCPLCWIFNMIIEVNVPIYITGSRRINSSHTDGFDMVYCYWEKVFKEVIILPSLRDILCVGGMVWASGYIIVLLYRHQQKVRHIHSTSRSQKTSPEIRATQTILLLLSIFVSAYCINCGFTLYKVYATHSDDWPVVVSTFSELCFPTISPFLLIHRDTQIFRSCCAPWWKPSLCS, from the coding sequence ATGTCTCTCTATGACACAGTGCTGGGGATCATCTTCTTTTCTCAGACTGGAGTTGGGGTCCTGGGCAACTCCTTATTCCTCTGCCTTTATGTCTGGACTTTGTCCAATAGCCACAGGTCAAGGCTATTGGACCTTATTCTGGTCCAACTTACAATGACTAACACCATAGTGCTCCTGTCTAAGGGATGCCCACTAGTAAATTTCTATTTTGGGAACATTTACTTCCTGGGAAACCTAGACTGTAAAATGGTGTTTTACTTCCAAAGGATGAGCCGAGGCCTTGCCGTCTGCACCACGTGCCTCCTGAGTATCTTCCAGGCTGTCACTATTAGTCCCAGCAACTCTAGGTTGGCCAGATACAAAGTCAGAGTTCTGAAGCTCATCAGACCCTCATGTCCTCTCTGCTGGATATTCAACATGATCATAGAAGTAAACGTACCCATATACATTACAGGATCAAGGAGGATCAACAGCAGCCACACAGATGGATTTGATATGGTTTATTGCTACTGGGAAAAGGTGTTTAAGGAGGTGATCATCCTGCCCTCCCTGCGAGATATCCTCTGTGTAGGAGGCATGGTCTGGGCCAGTGGCTACATAATTGTTCTGTTATACAGACATCAACAGAAAGTCCGGCATATACACAGCACGAGCCGCTCCCAGAAGACTTCTCCAGAGATCAGGGCCACCCAAACCATCCTGCTGCTGCTGAGCATCTTTGTTTCTGCTTACTGCATCAACTGTGGCTTCACACTGTATAAGGTGTATGCGACTCATTCTGATGACTGGCCGGTGGTTGTGTCTACATTCAGTGAATTGTGTTTCCCAACCATCAGCCCCTTTTTGCTGATTCACAGGGACACTCAGATCTTCAGGTCCTGCTGTGCTCCCTGGTGGAAGCCAAGTCTCTGTTCTTAG